Proteins from a genomic interval of Candidatus Tumulicola sp.:
- a CDS encoding efflux RND transporter permease subunit — protein MWLTRFAIKQPTIVTLFFVAIALFGVIGYFSMGVNINPNVQFPFINVFAVYPGASPQEIERLVIRPIEDELQGVRHVEKITARAQEGSGIIGVQLKLGANVDFGAIDVQQAIDAARVNLPSDLIPPIVTREDPNAQPIMTETITSSKLSPVELSNLVQYQIVPALKGVQGVGFVAESGQYVRQVTVNPDPARLQILGATLLDVSSAVAQGNVSLPGGRLDQYREATMGVRADITDPAQIAQLSLSVPGASMTQLRVGDVAKVVDSYQDHRLASDVNNNVAVVLNIAHDSDADTARTTARVRDEFKILKAKYPDVQFNELVADATFLGEALSGVFQNLGEGILLTALVLLFFLHLWRSALVVMVAIPTSLLATFLLMWILGFSIDLLSLMGLSLTIGILVDDSIVVIENITRHREMGKPAEEAAIVGRSEIGTAAIAITLVDVVVFTPIAFMGGIVGQFLREYGLVIVTATMFSLLVSFTLTPLLAAKWAVLRKPKPSRWGFVRAFTAWFDRVRVNYHDKLLPWAQRHPYLVIFGSVGLVVASLATVASGIVPFEFQPNTEYGWAVASLTYRVGTPIDVTSAGAHRLERELLKRDDVQDVIVNVGQDNNDVNGGYVANLQVNLKASKRHNEHQVVEAIRGMGNLVPGGLIEAGGAQNGGGADLVYTLSGQADELFAAADKLAAYIKKIPNTIGVKATSAIVGPRLEVNIDRDRSALLGVSPQAAATTARAAVAGVIATKLRMPDGLVDTLVQFSPAVRNDESQIRTAQVRASDGTLVPLADVAHFRWVSEPPTLRRQDRQRIVRVFASTVGGAPIGPIDEKVKKVLAQPGFLPPGVSVKAEGEAQFLGDTVNKIGIALLTSFVLIYMLLVILYRNYLTPWVIMFSIPVALIGALGILTVSNLIHGVLPDVRYFAGQTLNIFSMLGIVMLMGLVAKNGILLVDYANTLHTRGLGLVEAMRESAVVRFRPIVMTTAAMILGMLPLAIGITEGAEFRKSMGTVIIGGLISSLLLTLFLVPVWYVVLVGWVERIHAKRMARRLAIAEPDEELAGSPSPGM, from the coding sequence ATGTGGTTGACACGCTTTGCCATAAAACAGCCGACCATCGTCACGTTGTTCTTCGTGGCGATCGCGCTGTTCGGCGTCATCGGCTATTTCTCGATGGGCGTCAACATCAACCCCAATGTTCAATTCCCGTTCATCAACGTCTTCGCGGTGTATCCCGGCGCGAGCCCGCAGGAGATCGAACGGCTCGTCATCCGGCCCATTGAAGACGAGTTGCAAGGCGTCCGCCATGTGGAGAAAATCACCGCTCGCGCTCAAGAAGGCTCCGGCATTATCGGAGTGCAGCTCAAGTTGGGCGCCAACGTCGATTTCGGCGCCATCGACGTGCAGCAAGCCATCGACGCGGCACGGGTCAATCTGCCCTCCGACCTCATTCCGCCGATCGTCACGCGGGAGGACCCGAACGCCCAGCCGATCATGACCGAGACGATCACTTCCTCAAAGCTGTCACCGGTCGAACTTTCGAATCTCGTTCAATACCAGATCGTCCCGGCGCTCAAGGGCGTGCAAGGCGTCGGCTTCGTCGCCGAGAGCGGTCAATACGTTCGACAGGTGACGGTGAACCCGGACCCGGCGCGCTTGCAGATACTCGGAGCAACGCTGCTCGACGTCAGCAGTGCCGTCGCGCAAGGCAATGTCAGCTTGCCCGGCGGCCGTCTCGACCAATACCGCGAGGCCACCATGGGCGTGCGCGCGGACATCACCGATCCCGCGCAAATCGCACAACTGTCGCTGTCCGTGCCGGGCGCCTCGATGACCCAGCTGCGAGTAGGCGACGTGGCGAAGGTGGTGGATTCGTATCAGGACCACCGCCTCGCTTCGGATGTGAACAACAATGTGGCGGTCGTGCTCAATATCGCCCACGATTCAGACGCCGACACGGCACGCACCACCGCGCGCGTGCGCGACGAGTTCAAGATCCTCAAGGCCAAGTACCCCGACGTGCAATTCAACGAACTCGTGGCGGACGCGACGTTCCTCGGCGAGGCTCTCTCGGGCGTGTTCCAAAACCTTGGCGAAGGCATCCTGCTGACGGCTCTCGTCTTGCTATTCTTCCTGCATCTGTGGCGCAGCGCGTTGGTGGTGATGGTCGCGATCCCGACTTCGCTGTTGGCGACCTTCCTGCTGATGTGGATCCTCGGGTTCTCCATCGACCTGCTCTCGCTGATGGGGCTGTCACTGACGATCGGCATCTTAGTCGACGACTCGATCGTCGTCATCGAGAATATCACGCGCCATCGAGAGATGGGCAAACCCGCCGAGGAGGCGGCCATCGTCGGCCGCTCGGAGATCGGCACCGCGGCGATCGCGATCACGCTCGTGGACGTCGTCGTGTTCACGCCCATCGCGTTCATGGGCGGCATCGTTGGGCAGTTCTTGCGTGAGTACGGGCTCGTCATCGTCACCGCCACGATGTTCTCGCTGTTGGTCTCCTTTACGCTCACGCCTCTGCTGGCGGCGAAGTGGGCCGTGTTACGCAAACCGAAGCCGAGCCGCTGGGGTTTCGTGCGCGCTTTTACCGCCTGGTTCGATCGCGTGCGCGTGAACTATCACGACAAATTGCTGCCATGGGCGCAGCGTCACCCATATCTCGTGATCTTCGGTTCGGTCGGCCTGGTGGTGGCTTCGCTTGCGACCGTAGCAAGCGGAATCGTGCCCTTCGAGTTCCAGCCGAACACCGAATACGGTTGGGCGGTCGCGAGCCTGACGTATCGGGTGGGCACGCCGATCGACGTGACGTCGGCCGGCGCCCACCGCTTGGAGCGCGAACTGCTCAAGCGCGATGATGTTCAAGACGTCATCGTCAACGTCGGCCAGGACAACAACGACGTCAACGGCGGTTATGTCGCCAATCTGCAGGTCAACCTCAAAGCGTCGAAGCGCCACAACGAGCATCAGGTCGTCGAGGCCATACGCGGAATGGGTAATCTGGTACCGGGCGGACTGATCGAGGCGGGCGGCGCGCAAAACGGCGGCGGTGCAGACCTGGTCTACACGCTCAGCGGCCAGGCCGACGAGCTGTTCGCCGCGGCCGATAAGCTGGCCGCGTACATAAAGAAGATCCCGAACACCATTGGCGTGAAAGCGACGAGCGCTATTGTCGGACCGCGTCTTGAAGTGAACATCGATCGCGATCGCTCAGCGTTGCTCGGGGTATCGCCGCAGGCGGCAGCGACAACGGCCCGCGCAGCGGTCGCAGGCGTCATCGCGACCAAGTTGCGCATGCCCGATGGGCTCGTAGACACCCTCGTGCAGTTTTCTCCCGCGGTCCGCAACGACGAGTCGCAAATTCGCACTGCGCAGGTGCGAGCCAGCGATGGCACCCTAGTGCCGCTCGCGGACGTGGCACATTTCCGTTGGGTAAGCGAGCCTCCGACGCTACGCCGGCAGGATCGCCAGCGCATCGTTCGCGTGTTCGCGAGCACCGTAGGCGGCGCTCCGATCGGGCCCATCGACGAGAAGGTGAAGAAGGTGCTGGCGCAGCCCGGCTTCTTGCCCCCCGGCGTCAGCGTCAAGGCCGAGGGCGAGGCTCAATTCCTGGGCGATACAGTCAATAAGATCGGCATCGCGCTCCTGACGTCGTTCGTGCTGATCTATATGCTGCTGGTGATCTTGTATCGCAATTATCTGACACCGTGGGTCATCATGTTCAGCATACCGGTCGCGCTCATCGGCGCGCTCGGCATCCTCACGGTGAGCAACCTGATCCACGGCGTCCTGCCGGACGTTCGCTACTTCGCCGGACAGACGCTCAACATATTCTCCATGCTGGGAATCGTGATGCTGATGGGGCTGGTCGCAAAGAACGGCATCCTGCTCGTGGATTACGCGAACACGCTGCACACCAGGGGCCTGGGGCTCGTCGAGGCGATGAGGGAATCTGCCGTGGTCCGTTTCCGCCCGATCGTCATGACCACCGCCGCGATGATCTTGGGAATGCTGCCGCTCGCGATCGGCATCACCGAGGGCGCCGAGTTCCGCAAGTCGATGGGCACGGTGATCATCGGCGGCTTGATCAGCTCGCTGCTGCTCACGCTTTTCCTCGTTCCGGTCTGGTATGTGGTGCTGGTCGGCTGGGTGGAGCGCATCCATGCCAAACGAATGGCGCGCCGCCTCGCGATCGCGGAGCCGGACGAAGAACTCGCGGGTTCCCCCTCCCCCGGCATGTGA
- a CDS encoding isoprenylcysteine carboxylmethyltransferase family protein has protein sequence MRPGGQPLDPRYWLLNVLIAAHWVVAGFDVGRLHWSPPLPPVAWIVGNLVLAGGMGLILWAMHVNRFFSSVVRIQTDRGHVVVTQGPYAFIRHPGYAAGVVMAIASGFALGSLWSVAVALAALPLLYVRVVHEDRTLHDELPGYADYAKRVRWRIIPGIW, from the coding sequence TTGCGGCCCGGCGGGCAGCCGCTCGATCCGCGCTACTGGCTGTTGAACGTGCTCATCGCCGCGCACTGGGTCGTGGCCGGATTCGACGTCGGACGTCTTCATTGGAGTCCGCCGCTGCCGCCCGTCGCGTGGATCGTGGGGAATCTGGTCCTGGCCGGCGGTATGGGGTTGATCTTGTGGGCGATGCACGTCAACCGCTTCTTCTCTTCTGTGGTGCGTATCCAGACCGACCGCGGCCACGTCGTCGTGACCCAGGGGCCATATGCTTTCATACGCCATCCGGGTTACGCAGCCGGCGTTGTCATGGCCATCGCGAGCGGTTTTGCGCTCGGGTCATTGTGGTCTGTCGCGGTGGCGCTCGCCGCCTTGCCGTTGCTCTACGTTCGCGTCGTTCACGAAGACCGCACGTTGCATGACGAGCTGCCGGGCTATGCCGACTACGCGAAGCGCGTCCGCTGGCGCATCATCCCCGGCATCTGGTAG
- a CDS encoding threonine synthase, with amino-acid sequence MAPRSALAELACSKCDARYAADRIQQLCTCGGPLLARYDLHAASSTLSRETLATRQRSLWRYTELLPLRDPEQAISLGEQFTPLHKLERLGNATGLRNLYLKDEGQLPTASFKARGACVGVSRARELGVKAFAMPTNGNAGGAWAAYAARAGIAAHIVMPKSAPSIHRLECEMAGARVQLVEGVISDAGRVVAQLVAERGLYDASTLKEPYRIEGKKTMGFELVEQFDWDVPEVIIYPTGGGVGLIGIHKALRELREMGLLEERMPRFVAVQATGCAPIVKAWQKHAAISTFWKDSKTIAFGINVPKALGDFLILHALYESGGAAVAVDDEAILKAQQRIATTEGISACREGGATLAAAQSLLAQGWIHPEERVLLINTGSGLKKPD; translated from the coding sequence ATGGCGCCGCGCTCCGCGCTCGCAGAACTTGCTTGTTCCAAGTGCGACGCGCGCTACGCCGCGGACCGCATCCAGCAGCTATGCACGTGCGGCGGGCCGCTCTTGGCGCGTTACGATCTTCATGCCGCCTCGTCGACGCTTTCCCGAGAGACTCTGGCGACCCGCCAGCGCAGTTTGTGGCGCTACACGGAACTGCTGCCGCTGCGCGATCCCGAACAGGCGATCTCGCTCGGCGAGCAGTTCACTCCGCTGCACAAGCTGGAGCGGCTTGGCAACGCCACAGGCCTGCGCAACTTGTATCTAAAGGATGAAGGGCAGCTGCCGACGGCGTCGTTCAAGGCGCGCGGCGCGTGCGTCGGTGTGTCGCGCGCGAGAGAACTCGGCGTCAAGGCGTTCGCGATGCCGACCAACGGCAACGCGGGGGGCGCCTGGGCGGCGTACGCAGCCCGAGCCGGCATCGCCGCCCACATCGTGATGCCGAAAAGCGCGCCGAGCATCCACAGACTGGAGTGCGAGATGGCCGGCGCGCGCGTGCAGCTGGTTGAGGGCGTCATCAGCGACGCCGGCCGCGTGGTGGCGCAGCTCGTCGCCGAACGCGGCCTCTACGACGCCTCGACATTGAAAGAGCCCTACCGGATCGAGGGCAAAAAGACGATGGGTTTCGAGCTCGTCGAGCAATTCGATTGGGACGTGCCTGAAGTGATCATCTATCCGACCGGCGGCGGAGTGGGCCTGATCGGCATTCATAAGGCGCTGCGCGAACTGCGCGAGATGGGTCTGCTCGAAGAACGCATGCCGCGCTTCGTGGCGGTTCAGGCGACGGGCTGCGCCCCGATCGTGAAAGCGTGGCAGAAGCACGCCGCAATTTCTACGTTCTGGAAAGACTCGAAGACGATCGCCTTCGGCATCAACGTCCCAAAGGCGCTCGGTGATTTCTTGATCTTGCATGCCCTCTACGAAAGCGGCGGCGCCGCGGTGGCGGTCGATGATGAGGCCATCCTGAAAGCGCAGCAGCGCATCGCTACGACCGAAGGCATCTCCGCGTGCCGGGAAGGCGGCGCCACGCTCGCAGCCGCCCAATCTTTGCTGGCCCAAGGCTGGATCCACCCCGAAGAGCGCGTGCTGCTGATCAACACGGGCTCGGGCCTAAAAAAGCCGGACTAG
- a CDS encoding DUF6504 family protein produces the protein MTSKPQFVSEPIVPAPGSADLTAMSRGEPGLPRLFTWRDQQFEVANVHKTWKTTRTDRGDTYIHKHWFDVETTNGKRMTLYCMRQIARGGKNQPRWWLYTVLG, from the coding sequence ATGACCTCGAAACCGCAGTTCGTCAGCGAACCGATCGTGCCGGCGCCCGGATCGGCGGATCTCACCGCCATGTCGCGTGGCGAACCGGGTTTACCGCGCTTATTCACATGGCGAGATCAACAGTTCGAGGTCGCCAACGTGCATAAGACCTGGAAGACGACGCGCACCGATCGCGGCGACACATACATCCATAAGCACTGGTTCGACGTCGAGACGACCAATGGGAAGCGCATGACCTTGTACTGCATGCGCCAGATCGCGCGCGGCGGCAAGAATCAACCGCGTTGGTGGTTGTACACGGTCCTGGGTTGA
- the dinB gene encoding DNA polymerase IV codes for MILHADLDAFYASVAQRDDPSLRGKPLVVAGSSRRAVVLTASYEARPYGIRSATPLYRARESCPDLIVVQPDFEKYHEASKAVVAILRSHAKVVERMSLDEAFLDVGDTTLQEAEAIARRIKEEVRAATSLTISIGVASGKMVAKIASDDGKPDGLVCVEPGREAEYLASKPVGRLWGIGPKTQARLQRKGIERIEQLASMSDAQAFELFGRWGVEVRDLARGMDSRRVHQDDRMRSISSEQTFERDVADINVLAQTVREQAAELAERLAGRKLRALTVGVKIKLADFAIHGKQTTLAEPADDARIITAAAVFCLKRAFDGKPVRLVGVRVASLVEGATKQTSLFGALST; via the coding sequence GTGATTTTGCACGCCGATCTCGACGCGTTCTACGCGAGCGTGGCCCAACGCGACGACCCTTCGCTGCGTGGCAAGCCGCTGGTCGTCGCCGGGTCGAGCCGCCGTGCCGTGGTGCTGACCGCCTCGTATGAGGCTCGGCCGTACGGTATCCGCAGCGCCACGCCGCTCTATCGCGCGCGGGAATCGTGCCCGGATTTGATCGTGGTCCAGCCGGACTTCGAGAAGTATCACGAGGCGAGCAAGGCGGTCGTCGCGATCCTTCGCAGCCATGCAAAGGTCGTCGAGCGCATGTCTTTGGACGAAGCGTTCCTCGACGTCGGCGACACCACGCTACAAGAGGCCGAAGCAATCGCCCGGCGGATCAAGGAAGAAGTGCGCGCGGCGACCTCGTTGACGATCTCGATCGGCGTGGCGTCGGGAAAGATGGTCGCCAAGATCGCCAGCGACGACGGCAAACCGGATGGCTTGGTCTGCGTCGAGCCGGGTCGCGAGGCGGAATACCTCGCAAGCAAACCGGTGGGCAGACTGTGGGGCATCGGCCCGAAGACGCAGGCGCGACTGCAGCGCAAGGGCATCGAGCGGATCGAGCAGCTCGCTTCCATGAGCGACGCGCAGGCTTTCGAGCTCTTCGGCCGTTGGGGCGTTGAAGTTCGCGATCTCGCGCGGGGCATGGACAGCCGGCGCGTGCATCAAGATGATCGGATGCGATCCATTTCAAGCGAGCAGACCTTCGAGCGCGATGTGGCGGACATCAACGTGCTCGCCCAGACCGTCCGCGAGCAAGCGGCGGAACTCGCAGAGCGCCTTGCCGGGCGCAAGCTGCGCGCGCTCACCGTGGGGGTGAAGATCAAACTGGCGGATTTCGCAATTCACGGCAAGCAGACCACGCTCGCCGAGCCTGCAGACGACGCGCGCATCATCACCGCGGCCGCGGTGTTTTGTCTCAAGCGCGCCTTCGACGGGAAACCGGTTCGATTGGTCGGCGTGCGCGTCGCTTCACTGGTGGAGGGCGCGACGAAGCAAACCAGCCTCTTTGGCGCGTTGTCCACGTGA
- a CDS encoding type I phosphomannose isomerase catalytic subunit: MPDARVYPYLLEPQLKPLIWGGDALVRHYYKTGDPNAKYGESWECWDQNRTLNGPLTGKTVADLRERLGAELMGPLDPSRIFPVLTKIIDARDSLSVQVHPGDAHARAHEHQPNGKTECWYILSAAAGAHLILGWKRDTTRDEYLQRVADGSLTELLRPVPVKPGDVFYLPAGTLHAIGAGIQLFETQQASDLTYRIFDWNRVDAQGRSRELHVQKAADVLDYRRSEAGALNPLEYRTGGLNRAALVADPRFTLERIVVTKTGGQIDLDGMPLILWALDGGIEISAGAELVHLPPYATALIPAAAGSVKVRSGDADAKLLAAAVPADARALARRFAAAGVDGASVDRFAAQFSTIQP, translated from the coding sequence GTGCCGGACGCCCGCGTGTATCCCTACCTGCTCGAACCGCAACTCAAACCGCTCATCTGGGGCGGCGACGCTTTGGTCCGGCACTACTACAAGACGGGCGACCCGAACGCCAAGTACGGTGAGTCGTGGGAGTGCTGGGATCAGAACCGGACGCTCAATGGTCCGCTGACCGGGAAAACGGTGGCTGATTTGCGAGAGCGGCTCGGCGCGGAGCTGATGGGGCCGCTGGATCCCAGCCGCATTTTTCCGGTGCTCACGAAGATCATCGATGCGCGCGACTCGCTGTCGGTCCAAGTGCATCCGGGCGATGCCCACGCGCGAGCGCACGAGCACCAGCCAAACGGCAAGACCGAGTGCTGGTACATCCTTTCGGCTGCCGCGGGCGCGCATCTCATCCTGGGCTGGAAGCGCGACACCACCCGCGATGAGTATTTACAGCGCGTGGCTGACGGCTCGCTCACCGAGCTCCTGCGCCCCGTCCCCGTCAAGCCCGGCGACGTCTTTTACCTGCCTGCCGGCACTTTACACGCCATCGGCGCCGGCATCCAACTCTTCGAGACGCAGCAAGCCAGCGACCTCACCTATCGGATCTTCGATTGGAATCGCGTTGACGCCCAAGGCCGGTCGCGCGAACTGCACGTCCAAAAAGCCGCAGACGTTTTGGATTATCGCCGATCTGAGGCTGGCGCGCTCAACCCGCTGGAATACCGTACGGGCGGACTGAACCGCGCTGCGCTAGTAGCGGATCCGCGCTTCACCCTTGAGCGCATCGTTGTGACAAAAACTGGGGGCCAGATCGACCTCGACGGCATGCCGCTCATTCTGTGGGCGCTTGACGGTGGAATCGAGATTTCAGCCGGCGCTGAGTTGGTGCATTTGCCGCCTTACGCGACGGCGCTGATCCCGGCCGCTGCCGGAAGTGTCAAGGTGCGCTCCGGTGACGCAGATGCTAAGCTGCTCGCCGCGGCCGTTCCCGCGGACGCCCGTGCCTTAGCGCGAAGGTTTGCAGCGGCCGGCGTGGATGGCGCAAGCGTCGATAGGTTCGCGGCCCAGTTCTCTACGATCCAGCCTTGA
- a CDS encoding PDZ domain-containing protein, whose amino-acid sequence MPTSGGVARRLTAGLGECSSPRLSRDGRLVAFVGREEGHPEVYVMPADGGPAKRLTFMGAETCSVVGWTPDGKDILFASDGRSPFFRHTEGFRVSGSGGAPRALGLGHMLSFDIRRDGATVLGRNNNDPARWKRYRGGTAGELWIDAHGTGTFRRLISLPGNSVTPMWLGDRVFFLSDHEGVGNLYSCQPDGGDLRRHTDHAEYYVRFPSTDGKRVVYGAGAELHVYDPASDTATRLEVTCPSTPTHTARRFVDAAPHLEHFAPHPDGRSLALVVRGQPYTMPLWEEAAVHHGVGSRVRYRNTEWLRDGARFAVVDDASGADRVEIIEETLIAPTSAAGSNAALDVDLGRVVEMVASPAADLLAIANHRHELLLLDIGTKTARVIDRSPAARVRDVAWSPDGRWIAYSWAPQQDQAIIRVAEAETGRVHDVTTPLRIDRAPAWDPEGKYLYFLSTRDFNPVYDALQFDLGFPYAVRPFLVTLRGDVASPFVPKPRAFNGVSKSKEDEYPSVSMPGLVAPPAEAVAARVSDAPPAAALPPTMAEAVRPPLDIDIDFDGIAGRIVGFPVEESRYEQIAGAVGRALFTQFPVRGSLDRNIFKDEPRDDGTLIAFDFGEQRAAPIAHEVGAIRLAADHHTLVYLSGHKLRAMDALEPLTDEFKPPLAGEANRRTGWIDLGRISVPVEPREEWAQMLDEAWRLQREQFWDSAMSQVDWELVRARYTRLLPRVRSRSELSDLFWEMQGELGTSHAYEYFGDYRRPPQYKVGLLGADLEFDERSNGYRIARILRGDSWDRDADSPLAEPGLRVREGDVILTVGGQPVRRDRSPEELLVNSAGREVALGVIDPKGERRRVVVKALREERKLRYREWVETNRRHVRERTQGRVGYLHIPDMGPLGFAEFHRGFLAELNREGLIVDLRYNRGGHVSALLLEKLARRRVGYDVSRWGLPQPYPSESVAGPLVGITNQFAGSDGDIFSHCFKLYKLGPLVGKRTWGGVIGIWPQHPLVDGTVTTQPEFSFWFMDVGWNVENYGTDPDYEVDIPPHDYRDGRDPQMDKALELVEQALAQNPVKLPTFDGRPNLAHPKLPPRK is encoded by the coding sequence GTGCCGACCTCCGGCGGCGTTGCGCGGCGCTTGACCGCCGGGCTGGGCGAATGCTCGAGCCCGCGCCTGTCGCGCGACGGAAGACTCGTCGCCTTCGTCGGCCGTGAAGAGGGGCACCCCGAAGTTTACGTCATGCCTGCGGACGGCGGACCCGCGAAACGCCTCACGTTCATGGGCGCAGAGACCTGCAGCGTCGTGGGGTGGACGCCCGACGGCAAGGACATCCTGTTCGCAAGCGACGGTCGCTCGCCGTTTTTCCGGCACACCGAAGGCTTTCGCGTGAGCGGCTCCGGCGGCGCGCCGCGAGCGCTCGGCCTCGGCCACATGCTTTCGTTCGATATCCGGCGCGACGGCGCGACCGTGCTCGGCCGCAACAACAACGATCCCGCCCGCTGGAAGCGCTATCGTGGCGGCACCGCCGGCGAGCTGTGGATCGACGCGCATGGAACTGGCACGTTCCGGCGGCTGATCTCCTTGCCTGGCAATTCCGTCACCCCGATGTGGCTCGGCGACCGCGTTTTCTTCCTGTCCGATCACGAAGGCGTCGGCAATCTGTACTCGTGTCAGCCCGACGGCGGCGACCTGCGCCGGCACACCGACCACGCTGAATACTACGTGCGTTTTCCATCGACCGACGGCAAGCGCGTGGTCTACGGCGCAGGCGCCGAGCTGCATGTATACGACCCCGCGAGCGACACGGCGACGCGGCTCGAGGTCACCTGTCCCTCCACGCCGACGCATACCGCGCGGCGTTTCGTCGATGCCGCACCGCACCTCGAACACTTCGCGCCGCATCCGGACGGACGCTCGCTCGCTCTTGTGGTGCGCGGGCAGCCGTACACGATGCCGTTGTGGGAGGAAGCTGCCGTCCATCACGGAGTCGGCAGCCGCGTCCGCTACCGAAACACGGAATGGCTGCGCGACGGCGCGCGCTTCGCCGTGGTCGATGACGCCTCGGGAGCCGACCGGGTGGAGATCATCGAGGAGACCTTGATCGCTCCGACCTCGGCCGCGGGATCGAACGCGGCTCTCGACGTCGATCTCGGGCGCGTGGTCGAGATGGTGGCCTCGCCGGCCGCGGATCTGCTCGCGATCGCCAATCATCGGCACGAGTTGTTGCTGCTCGACATCGGCACGAAAACGGCGCGCGTCATCGACCGCAGTCCGGCGGCTCGCGTGCGCGACGTCGCTTGGTCGCCTGACGGCCGCTGGATCGCCTACAGCTGGGCTCCACAGCAGGACCAGGCTATCATCAGAGTGGCGGAGGCCGAAACGGGGCGGGTGCACGATGTGACGACTCCCCTGCGCATCGATCGCGCGCCGGCGTGGGATCCGGAAGGCAAGTATCTTTATTTCCTGTCGACGCGCGACTTCAATCCCGTCTACGATGCGCTGCAGTTCGATCTCGGTTTCCCCTACGCGGTCAGACCTTTTCTTGTGACGCTGCGCGGCGACGTGGCCTCTCCCTTCGTGCCCAAGCCGCGCGCCTTCAACGGCGTCTCCAAGAGCAAAGAGGATGAGTATCCGAGCGTTTCGATGCCCGGACTCGTCGCGCCGCCGGCCGAGGCCGTGGCCGCGCGGGTGAGCGATGCTCCGCCTGCCGCCGCGCTCCCGCCGACGATGGCGGAGGCGGTGCGGCCGCCGCTCGACATCGACATCGACTTCGATGGCATCGCCGGGCGCATCGTCGGCTTTCCCGTGGAGGAAAGCCGCTACGAGCAGATCGCCGGCGCTGTGGGCCGAGCGCTGTTCACGCAATTCCCGGTGCGCGGCAGTTTGGATCGCAACATCTTCAAGGACGAGCCGCGAGATGACGGCACCCTCATCGCGTTCGATTTCGGCGAGCAGCGCGCCGCGCCGATCGCGCACGAGGTGGGGGCGATCAGGCTCGCGGCGGATCATCACACGTTGGTGTACCTGTCCGGCCACAAGCTGCGCGCCATGGATGCGCTCGAACCGCTGACCGACGAGTTCAAGCCGCCGCTCGCCGGCGAGGCGAATCGCCGGACCGGCTGGATAGACTTGGGGCGCATCAGCGTGCCGGTCGAACCGCGCGAGGAATGGGCGCAGATGCTCGACGAGGCGTGGCGCTTGCAGCGCGAGCAGTTCTGGGATTCCGCGATGTCGCAGGTCGACTGGGAGCTGGTGCGTGCGCGCTACACGCGCCTGCTGCCGCGCGTGCGTTCGCGTTCCGAACTCTCCGACCTGTTCTGGGAGATGCAAGGCGAGCTGGGCACGTCGCACGCGTATGAGTATTTTGGAGACTATCGCAGACCGCCGCAGTACAAGGTCGGCTTGCTCGGTGCCGACCTCGAGTTCGACGAGCGCAGCAACGGATACCGGATCGCGCGCATTCTGCGGGGAGATTCGTGGGATCGCGATGCCGACTCGCCTTTGGCGGAGCCGGGTCTGCGCGTGCGCGAGGGCGATGTGATCCTGACCGTCGGCGGGCAGCCGGTGCGCAGAGATCGCTCGCCCGAAGAACTGCTGGTGAACTCGGCGGGCCGCGAAGTGGCGCTCGGAGTTATCGATCCGAAGGGCGAACGGCGTCGCGTCGTGGTCAAGGCGTTGCGCGAAGAGCGCAAGCTGCGCTATCGCGAATGGGTCGAGACGAACCGCCGGCACGTGCGCGAGCGCACGCAAGGCCGGGTCGGTTATCTGCATATCCCCGACATGGGTCCCTTGGGTTTCGCGGAGTTCCACCGCGGATTCTTGGCGGAGTTGAACCGCGAAGGCCTCATCGTGGATCTGCGCTACAATCGGGGCGGCCACGTCTCAGCGCTGCTGTTGGAAAAATTGGCGCGGCGGCGGGTCGGCTATGACGTCTCGCGTTGGGGTTTGCCGCAGCCGTATCCGTCAGAATCCGTGGCGGGTCCGCTGGTCGGCATCACCAATCAGTTCGCAGGCTCCGACGGCGATATCTTCAGCCATTGCTTTAAGCTCTACAAGTTGGGGCCGCTTGTCGGCAAGCGCACGTGGGGCGGGGTCATCGGCATATGGCCGCAGCATCCGCTGGTGGACGGCACCGTCACGACGCAGCCCGAGTTCTCGTTCTGGTTCATGGACGTGGGCTGGAACGTTGAGAACTACGGCACCGATCCGGACTACGAGGTGGACATCCCGCCGCACGACTATCGCGACGGCCGCGATCCGCAGATGGACAAAGCGTTGGAGTTGGTCGAGCAAGCGCTGGCGCAAAACCCGGTGAAGCTGCCGACGTTCGACGGGCGCCCGAACCTGGCGCATCCAAAACTCCCACCCCGCAAGTGA